Proteins encoded within one genomic window of Haematobia irritans isolate KBUSLIRL chromosome 5, ASM5000362v1, whole genome shotgun sequence:
- the LOC142239765 gene encoding uncharacterized protein LOC142239765, with the protein MIKCPIFLQVLEGTQTKRDLSPQVTTLERAVHDTRNLTQCRDSDIINARVVASTNNFVWKGTVQRQSDLGEKIQKIIRNFKKDSDSRKDRSSYYEARYRALSEDWNRFDENDGKLRMAVSAKEGVDYFETGFYEKVRSLAHEFLALFQSEADRLRQKAKQMSINQHTVDDVLGTNIGACSGGFTDEVARLMRKVQINMNMLRSYVENTTPANASPQLCKVQIHTIDSRWRHLEQLYDAAMELLPDSMTVTTTIHEDYEKLVNLILEKLTSLQVIVDSASTEPAVHPTSHSSVTLPKITIPKFDGDYGKWCQFYDLFLTMVHNTSIPAIQKMWYLKSHVVGEAERLISHLTTTEANYNSAWSMLRERYDNKRVIVATLIDKILAQPNAMSNAITIKGLHDTARECLLALNNVGVETSSWDPIVVQILIRKLDRNLHIRFEQSLQNPKETPKIATLLKFLEHQFQTMDSVSQKDRNTSTKAVSSIVTKEKINSKCAMCGTIDHMIYMCEKFKQLSEADRVRFAQSRRLCFNCLKSGHASHNCKGSSCRKCGKKHNSLLHIPIKSEQTTILPNVPTVSSAAAETFVGREAYAMLATARVIIQAPNGIKQECVAILDSGSQINIISERLIQNLCISPMEASLDIDGVGKTRKRATHRVNVKMASTDGCYITNLEAYILPTIIPPQPNHHIDISEWGLPPHIKLANPQFNKQSKIDILLGAEFFFTLMQPGTIKLSENLPVLQNTALGWIVGGSLRNNNNERFLSTPTCAVFDSDKALDEAIERLWKIDEVEPTSKSMSTEENLCEAHFAHHVAINKSGRFVVSLPFREIPQALGDSYTMAYNRFMSLERRLLKNSDLRAQYVQFMKEYERLGHMHRVKIDDLMDPKYFIPHHCVLKPDSTTTKLRVVFDASAKTSTGLSLNDLMYTGPVVQSDLFTILLRFRFPKYVFTTDIEKMYRQILIHPSNHQFQLIIWREDPALPINYYVLNTVAYGTRAAPYLATKCLQKIAVDNAIKYPYGSMMLKDNFYVDDGLGGSDNINIAITTQNQSIQMLKEYGFNLKKWCANHPRLLKDIPEADQEVNLDFDVISSDTVKTLGLFWLPHIDNFCVKVKFNEHKTVTRRTATSDLAKLFDPLGLLAPAVVTAKIFMQKLCEASLGWDDPLPESFCSEWKTLRNNIYSLNNFKMARHLFNGDVPKEIQLHVFADASEKAYGAVAYIRASFKDSRITVRLLCAKSRVSPLKRQTLPRLELCAAVVAAELANRVRVDLNIQNESVYLWTDSEIVLSWINAQSSSLKTFVANRVSTIQLLSSRRHTNFFSGP; encoded by the exons TTACAAGTGCTGGAAGGTACACAAACAAAAAGG GACTTGAGTCCTCAAGTTACAACATTAGAACGCGCAGTTCATGATACAAGAAATCTGACGCAGTGTCGCGACTCGGATATAATCAACGCACGTGTGGTGGCGAGTACAAATAACTTCGTGTGGAA aggaACTGTTCAAAGACAGAGTGATCTTGGAGAAAAGATCCAGAAGATTATCCGTAACTTCAAGAAGGATTCGGATAGCAGGAAGGACAGGTCGTCCTATTACGAAGCGAGATATCGAGCTCTGTCTGAGGATTGGAATAGATTCGATGAAAATGATGGAAAACTTCGAATGGCGGTCAGTGCAAAGGAAGGTGTTGACTATTTCGAAACTGGGTTTTACGAGAAGGTGCGGTCGCTTGCACATGAGTTCCTTGCTCTATTCCAGTCAGAAGCCGATAGATTGCGACAAAAGGCAAAACAAATGAGTATAAATCAACATACAGTTGATGACGTTCTCGGAACAAATATTGGAGCTTGTTCCGGAGGGTTTACAGACGAAGTAGCCCGACTAATGAGGAAAGTCCAAATAAACATGAATATGTTACGATCATATGTGGAGAACACTACACCTGCAAATGCATCTCCACAGTTATGCAAAGTGCAGATACACACCATTGATAGCCGTTGGAGACACCTAGAGCAGTTGTACGACGCTGCAATGGAACTACTACCCGATTCTATGACAGTCACGACAACGATTCACGAGGATTATGAAAAATTGGTGAATCTGATTCTTGAGAAACTGACAAGTCTTCAAGTCATTGTAGACAGTGCGAGTACCGAACCAGCTGTTCATCCAACGAGCCATTCATCAGTGACCCTTCCAAAAATTACAATCCCAAAATTTGACGGCGATTATGGCAAATGGTGCCAATTTTAtgacctgtttttgactatggttCATAACACAAGCATACCGGCAATTCAGAAGATGTGGTACCTGAAATCGCATGTCGTCGGAGAAGCTGAAAGATTGATCAGTCATTTGACGACTACTGAAGCCAACTACAACTCGGCATGGTCGATGCTGAGAGAAAGGTACGATAACAAAAGGGTTATCGTAGCTACTCTCATAGACAAGATATTAGCACAACCAAATGCTATGTCAAATGCGATCACCATAAAAGGACTACATGACACAGCAAGGGAGTGTTTACTGGCTCTGAATAATGTGGGTGTGGAAACAAGTTCCTGGGATCCCATAGTAGTCCAAATCCTTATAAGAAAATTGGATAGAAATTTGCATATTCGATTCGAGCAGTCGTTACAGAATCCGAAAGAAACACCGAAAATAGCgactttgttgaaatttttggaaCACCAGTTCCAGACAATGGATTCTGTAAGCCAGAAGGATAGAAACACTTCGACTAAAGCTGTGTCATCGATTGTaacgaaagaaaaaataaactctAAATGTGCAATGTGTGGTACCATAGACCATATGATTTACATGTGCGAAAAATTCAAACAATTGAGCGAAGCAGATAGGGTCAGATTTGCCCAATCAAGAAGATTATGTTTCAATTGCCTGAAGAGTGGTCATGCGTCACACAATTGCAAAGGATCTTCGTGTAGGAAGTGTGGGAAGAAACACAACAGTCTGCTTCATATTCCAATAAAGTCTGAACAAACGACAATTTTACCGAACGTACCAACAGTATCTTCGGCCGCGGCGGAGACCTTTGTTGGACGCGAAGCTTATGCGATGCTAGCTACTGCAAGAGTCATTATCCAGGCCCCCAATGGTATCAAGCAAGAATGCGTGGCGATCCTAGATTCTGGTTCACAAATAAACATTATCAGTGAACGGCTGATTCAGAATCTCTGCATTTCACCAATGGAAGCTTCGCTGGATATTGATGGAGTTGGAAAGACCAGAAAACGAGCGACTCATCGGGTGAATGTTAAAATGGCGTCTACAGATGGATGCTACATAACAAATTTGGAAGCATATATATTGCCTACAATAATTCCTCCACAACCGAATCACCATATAGATATATCCGAATGGGGTTTGCCACCTCATATTAAATTGGCGAACCCGCAATTCAACAAACAAAGTAAGATAGACATTCTACTTGGAGCAGAGTTTTTCTTCACTTTGATGCAGCCTGGCACTATAAAACTCTCAGAGAATCTACCAGTTCTCCAGAATACTGCTCTCGGGTGGATCGTGGGAGGTTCATTGCGAAACAATAATAATGAAAGATTTTTGTCAACACCCACGTGTGCAGTTTTCGATAGTGATAAGGCGCTTGATGAAGCTATTGAAAGATTGTGGAAAATTGATGAAGTAGAGCCAACATCAAAATCTATGAGCACAGAAGAAAATCTATGTGAAGCGCATTTTGCCCACCATGTGGCAATCAATAAAAGCGGCAGGTTTGTTGTAAGTTTGCCGTTTCGAGAGATCCCACAGGCGCTAGGGGATTCATATACAATGGCGTACAATCGATTTATGAGTCTAGAGCGACGTTTGCTGAAGAATTCAGATTTGCGAGCCCAATATGTGCAGTTTATGAAAGAATATGAAAGACTTGGGCATATGCACCGAGTCAAGATTGATGACCTAATGGATCCTAAATATTTCATTCCACATCATTGTGTGCTAAAGCCAGATAGTACAACTACGAAACTAAGAGTAGTGTTTGATGCATCAGCAAAAACATCAACTGGTTTATCTCTCAACGATCTAATGTATACTGGACCAGTCGTTCAAAGTGATCTATTTACCATTTTACTTCGGTTTCGTTTTCCGAAATATGTATTCACTACTGACATTGAAAAGATGTATAGACAAATACTAATACATCCAAGTAATCATCAGTTTCAATTAATAATCTGGAGAGAAGATCCTGCACTGCCAATCAACTATTATGTTCTCAATACAGTAGCATACGGCACAAGAGCAGCACCTTATCTTGCTACCAAATGTCTGCAGAAGATTGCAGTAGATAATGCTATAAAATATCCATACGGCTCTATGATGTTGAAGGATAACTTTTATGTTGATGATGGACTTGGTGGCTCAGATAACATCAACATAGCGATTACAACACAAAACCAATCAATACAAATGTTAAAAGAGTATGGATTCAACCTGAAGAAGTGGTGTGCAAACCACCCGAGACTACTAAAAGACATACCGGAAGCTGACCAAGAAGTTAATCTGGATTTCGACGTTATAAGTTCTGACACAGTCAAAACTTTGGGACTGTTTTGGTTGCCCCACATTGATAACTTCTGTGTTAAGGTCAAGTTTAACGAACATAAAACAGTTACTAGGCGTACCGCCACATCCGATCTCgcaaaattatttgatcccCTTGGTCTATTAGCACCTGCAGTGGTTACGGCAAAAATCTTTATGCAAAAACTTTGTGAAGCTTCATTAGGCTGGGATGATCCGCTACCTGAGTCGTTTTGTTCAGAATGGAAAACTCTAAGAAACAACATATACAGTCTGAACAATTTCAAAATGGCAAGACACTTGTTCAATGGCGATGTTCCGAAAGAGATCCAGCTTCATGTATTTGCAGATGCATCCGAAAAAGCGTATGGTGCAGTAGCATATATTCGAGCTTCATTCAAAGACAGTCGCATTACTGTACGATTATTGTGTGCAAAGTCACGAGTATCGCCATTGAAGCGACAAACATTACCCAGACTAGAATTATGTGCAGCAGTCGTCGCGGCAGAACTTGCTAATCGAGTACGAGTAGATCTCAACATTCAGAACGAATCTGTATATTTATGGACTGACTCCGAAATCGTTTTATCCTGGATCAATGCTCAGTCGTCCTCTCTGAAGACATTTGTGGCTAACAGAGTATCAACAATCCAATTGTTGAGTTCACGGAGACATACAAACTTTTTTAGTGGTCCGTAA